The Thermococcus celericrescens genome includes a window with the following:
- a CDS encoding RNA-guided endonuclease InsQ/TnpB family protein, with product MRRAVTVKLQPSKEQEKTLFELADTGAKVWNRVNYLRRREFFEGKPVDFLKTEKIVYEEFKKEIGSATVQQICRKNAESWRSFFSLLRKRRNGELPEWLKPKPPNYIKEGGLIVLRNDQYRIEDNRLILKGLGKFKRLEVQFKGRIHFKGKQGRLEITYDTVKQKWYAHVSFTVEKKLVNDKWVRVPRRPLGNLSAGIDLGVNNLMAVYVENGESFLVNGRPLKSIAFYWRKRIAEYQSKINKSGAKKSKNLKRMHEKAKLQARHYINTAVRQTLERLYQLGVGRIVIGYPKGIARNSEKSRKQNFLLSHVWRFNYVIKRLKEVAEEYGIVVEVVGEAFTSKLCPVCGKPHEGARFVRGLFKCPVTGLVFNADLVGAFNILRKAVKTITPSLSALAGGRGNWPKTWPEGSKTQVSLGFNETPQTSPSMVRG from the coding sequence ATGAGGCGAGCAGTAACGGTAAAACTCCAACCCTCAAAGGAACAGGAGAAAACACTCTTCGAGTTAGCCGATACTGGAGCTAAAGTCTGGAACCGAGTGAATTATCTGAGAAGACGAGAATTCTTTGAAGGCAAGCCCGTGGACTTCCTCAAAACCGAGAAGATAGTTTATGAAGAGTTTAAGAAGGAAATCGGCTCGGCAACAGTCCAGCAAATCTGCAGGAAGAACGCTGAAAGCTGGAGAAGCTTCTTTTCCCTCCTCAGGAAAAGGCGGAATGGAGAACTACCCGAATGGCTCAAACCAAAACCCCCAAACTACATCAAAGAAGGAGGCTTAATAGTCCTCAGAAACGACCAGTACAGGATTGAAGACAACAGGTTAATCCTCAAGGGACTCGGAAAGTTCAAACGCCTCGAAGTCCAGTTTAAAGGCAGGATACACTTCAAAGGCAAGCAGGGGAGACTGGAAATCACCTACGATACCGTTAAGCAGAAGTGGTATGCTCACGTCAGCTTTACCGTGGAAAAGAAACTGGTCAATGATAAATGGGTGAGAGTTCCAAGACGACCGTTAGGCAACCTCTCCGCTGGAATTGACTTGGGAGTGAACAATCTCATGGCCGTTTACGTTGAAAACGGCGAAAGCTTCCTTGTGAACGGAAGACCATTAAAGTCAATCGCCTTTTACTGGCGGAAGAGGATTGCAGAGTATCAGTCCAAAATCAACAAAAGCGGTGCAAAGAAGAGTAAGAACCTCAAGAGGATGCACGAGAAAGCCAAACTCCAGGCGAGGCATTACATTAACACTGCCGTAAGGCAAACCCTTGAGAGGCTTTATCAGTTGGGCGTTGGCAGGATTGTCATTGGTTATCCAAAAGGAATCGCCAGAAACTCTGAGAAGAGCAGGAAACAAAACTTCCTCCTCTCTCACGTTTGGCGGTTCAATTATGTTATCAAACGCTTGAAGGAAGTGGCTGAGGAGTATGGCATCGTTGTTGAGGTTGTTGGTGAGGCTTTTACTTCTAAGCTTTGCCCTGTCTGCGGGAAGCCCCACGAGGGGGCGAGATTTGTTCGTGGTTTGTTTAAGTGTCCCGTGACGGGGCTTGTGTTTAATGCGGATTTAGTTGGTGCTTTCAATATCTTGAGGAAGGCCGTAAAAACCATAACCCCGAGCCTCTCCGCTTTAGCGGGAGGTAGGGGTAACTGGCCTAAGACCTGGCCGGAGGGGTCGAAGACCCAAGTTAGTTTGGGCTTTAATGAAACCCCTCAAACCTCCCCGTCAATGGTGAGGGGTTAA
- a CDS encoding OB-fold nucleic acid binding domain-containing protein has translation MSGKKGEKKLYYHGLKEQKKLNVSRLKYLSILLSVIGVAVLLVAAQSAQAPLVRVSDVYGNYLMNYAVVRINGTVVTVPYVSQTGGKLGLTFTVDDGTGQIDVRVYSPLADEMIRKGLVPFPGDEVTAEVQLRVRETYTYSMLQYLDGLNFRSKLYSDNPPIVKSLNANMSGSYVAVEGIVTEFSNVSSGYLMTVDTGDSLVSVLVPRVLLVFNNLSVKVGDTLYAPGIVYLYKGTSPEIVVRNITRLSVTPIEEAPVVPIGEAPNYPGMVMAVEGTLAGITYENGRYVLTLTDGEDYLDALVPRDILPNLNPFNASSESTVRVAGRMGDDGRLVAAYLEVAKPMKMEFKPIGTLTLDMRGSIAAVRGNIEEVDRIGSNLKLVIDDGTGRLDVFIPSAALAELSNETMAQLKVGLGVEVAGYLEEYRGKLEVVVYTGGGIKALGEPLPPEEIELPKVTAARLADYEGQLVDFAGSIEGVTYANGTYYLTVDGVKASLPREALLNLNPLEVGTGSQVTVRGLVAGENLVKGENLTVEVPIAPIPLKPDEVTPEMEGQLVAVVGKVTDVANLSGNLKIVVGNLPVFVPRSTANELAYVPAKGDLVQIGGYVEIYRDEPEVVLFNPASIEKIEQAGPVEGTVSDLKTAMEPLLLTVTWDSIAYQKPDYALTFHDSTGSATLLAERSLLPNPLKAGTGSTLRVIADPLSGRITALNVTNARPSPLVRTGSVDLSMKGKTITVNGTVSSLFTLGSNLKLTVDDGSGGIAVFIPGGANLSVEKGQSVTLAGYVDEYDGEAEVIVYDLDAVVAAEKPSGGTAGIGEVKVSELSAATGRVNLTVTWDGLSYEDGYVMKVHDDTGSAELSVSRDVLPDLREAGTGSTLRITYNADSGEVVSITVVEAVPAEELRTGDVTLNLLGTTVVVEGTVVDVYTGSTFVKLTIDDGSGELVVFIPKSVAGDLTFSEGQTVRIAGYVAEYKGTVEVIPYRSDCIEVR, from the coding sequence ATGTCAGGGAAGAAGGGTGAGAAAAAGCTCTACTACCACGGACTCAAGGAGCAGAAGAAGCTCAACGTATCGAGGCTCAAATACCTCTCGATTCTCCTGTCTGTAATCGGCGTCGCCGTTCTGCTCGTTGCCGCCCAGAGCGCCCAGGCACCGCTCGTCAGGGTGAGCGACGTCTACGGCAACTACCTGATGAACTACGCCGTCGTCAGGATAAACGGAACGGTCGTTACGGTGCCCTACGTCTCTCAGACCGGCGGGAAGCTCGGCCTCACCTTCACGGTGGACGACGGAACGGGGCAGATAGACGTCAGGGTCTACTCCCCGCTCGCCGATGAGATGATACGGAAGGGTCTCGTTCCCTTCCCCGGCGACGAGGTGACGGCCGAGGTTCAGCTCCGCGTGAGGGAAACCTACACCTACTCGATGCTTCAGTACCTCGACGGCCTGAATTTCCGCTCGAAACTCTACTCCGATAATCCGCCCATCGTCAAGTCCCTCAACGCCAACATGAGCGGCTCCTACGTGGCCGTTGAGGGCATCGTCACCGAGTTCTCCAACGTCAGCTCCGGCTACCTGATGACCGTCGATACCGGCGACTCCCTTGTTTCCGTGCTCGTCCCGAGGGTTCTTCTCGTCTTCAACAACCTCTCCGTCAAGGTCGGCGACACCCTCTACGCCCCTGGAATAGTCTACCTCTACAAGGGCACTTCGCCGGAGATAGTCGTCAGGAACATCACCCGGCTCTCGGTGACCCCGATCGAAGAAGCTCCCGTCGTTCCGATAGGCGAGGCACCCAACTATCCGGGAATGGTCATGGCCGTTGAGGGAACGCTCGCTGGAATAACCTACGAGAACGGCCGCTACGTTCTGACCCTCACCGATGGAGAAGACTACCTCGACGCCCTCGTCCCGAGGGACATTCTCCCGAACCTCAACCCCTTCAACGCCTCGAGCGAGAGCACGGTCAGGGTCGCGGGAAGAATGGGGGACGACGGCAGGCTCGTTGCGGCCTACCTGGAGGTCGCCAAGCCCATGAAGATGGAGTTCAAGCCCATCGGAACCCTGACCCTCGACATGCGCGGCTCGATAGCGGCCGTGAGGGGCAACATCGAGGAGGTCGATAGAATAGGCTCGAACCTTAAGCTCGTCATCGACGACGGAACCGGAAGGCTGGACGTCTTCATCCCCTCGGCCGCCCTCGCGGAGCTCTCCAACGAGACGATGGCTCAGCTTAAGGTCGGCCTTGGAGTCGAGGTCGCCGGCTACCTCGAGGAGTACCGCGGAAAGCTTGAGGTGGTCGTTTACACCGGAGGTGGAATAAAGGCCCTCGGAGAGCCGCTCCCGCCGGAGGAGATAGAGCTCCCGAAGGTCACCGCGGCTCGGCTCGCTGACTATGAGGGCCAGCTCGTGGATTTCGCGGGTTCAATCGAGGGCGTAACCTACGCCAACGGCACCTACTACCTCACCGTGGACGGCGTTAAGGCTTCGCTCCCGAGGGAGGCCTTGCTGAACCTCAACCCGCTCGAGGTCGGAACCGGGAGTCAGGTCACGGTCAGGGGCCTGGTGGCTGGAGAGAACCTCGTGAAGGGCGAGAACCTCACCGTTGAGGTGCCGATAGCCCCGATTCCTCTCAAGCCCGACGAGGTTACCCCCGAGATGGAGGGCCAGCTCGTCGCGGTCGTTGGTAAAGTAACCGACGTGGCCAACCTCAGCGGCAACCTCAAGATAGTCGTCGGCAACCTTCCGGTCTTCGTGCCGCGCTCAACCGCCAACGAGCTGGCCTACGTCCCGGCCAAGGGCGACCTGGTGCAGATCGGCGGATACGTTGAAATCTACCGCGACGAGCCGGAGGTAGTGCTCTTCAACCCTGCCTCAATCGAGAAGATTGAGCAGGCTGGGCCCGTTGAGGGTACCGTCTCCGACCTGAAGACCGCAATGGAACCCCTCCTCCTGACGGTTACGTGGGACTCAATTGCCTACCAGAAACCCGACTACGCCCTGACTTTCCACGACTCCACCGGAAGCGCAACCCTGCTTGCCGAGCGCTCCCTCCTGCCCAACCCGCTTAAAGCAGGAACGGGCAGCACGCTGAGGGTGATAGCCGACCCGCTCTCCGGCAGGATAACCGCGCTGAACGTCACAAATGCCAGGCCCTCGCCGCTGGTCAGGACCGGCTCGGTGGACCTCTCGATGAAGGGCAAAACCATAACCGTGAACGGAACGGTTTCGAGCCTCTTCACCCTCGGAAGCAATCTCAAGCTGACTGTAGATGACGGAAGCGGCGGAATAGCGGTCTTCATACCCGGCGGCGCCAACCTGAGCGTCGAGAAGGGTCAGAGCGTTACCCTCGCTGGCTACGTGGACGAGTACGACGGCGAGGCCGAGGTTATAGTCTACGACCTCGATGCGGTCGTGGCGGCGGAGAAGCCCTCAGGAGGAACCGCGGGAATCGGAGAGGTGAAGGTCTCGGAGCTTTCCGCCGCCACCGGAAGGGTGAACCTCACCGTCACCTGGGATGGGTTGAGCTACGAGGACGGCTACGTCATGAAGGTCCACGACGACACCGGAAGCGCTGAGCTGTCAGTCTCGCGCGATGTCCTCCCCGACCTGAGGGAAGCGGGAACTGGAAGCACGCTGAGGATAACCTACAACGCCGACTCCGGTGAGGTGGTTTCCATAACCGTCGTCGAGGCGGTTCCGGCGGAGGAATTAAGGACGGGTGACGTTACCCTGAACCTCCTCGGAACGACTGTGGTCGTTGAGGGAACCGTGGTGGACGTCTACACCGGCAGCACCTTTGTCAAGCTGACCATCGACGACGGAAGCGGAGAGCTGGTGGTCTTTATACCCAAGAGCGTGGCAGGGGACTTAACCTTCAGCGAGGGTCAGACGGTCAGGATTGCGGGCTACGTTGCCGAGTACAAGGGAACCGTTGAGGTCATTCCTTACAGGAGTGACTGCATTGAGGTGAGGTGA